A segment of the Symmachiella macrocystis genome:
GGCGCGATATAACGCCTCGTCGGCCGCTTTGAGAATCACATCTTCATCACGCATTAAACTTTCGCGCGTCGCGACGCCGACACTCACCGTGATCGGATGCTCAAACTGTTCGAAATACCCCAACGTTTCGCTTTCGATCTTGCTCCGCAGTCGTTCGGCACCTAGTGCCGCTGACTGGAGATCGCTTCCCGGGCAGACAACAACAAACTCCTCTCCACCTTGCCGGCAGACGACGTCGCTATCGCGAGTCACGGTTTGCAGAATTGCCGCAACTTTTTTCAAAACCAAGTCTCCCACGTCATGTCCGTAGGTATCGTTGACGCTTTTGAAACGATCGATATCTAGCAACATGCAGGACAGTTGCCCCCCCTTGCGGGAGATCGTGGCCCACTCTTCCTTGAGACATTTGATCAGGTATCTCCGATTCGGCAAAGCGGTCAACGCATCCGTAAAGGCCGCCTGTTCCAACTTGCGATTGACGACCGCCAGTTCAGCCGTCATCTGTCGAATGTGCTCTCGTTCCAGTTCCACCTCGTGCTGTAATTCGATCATCCGCACAGCGGCGCGAATTCGCGCTTGCAAGGGCCGGGCACGCAGTGGTTTGACCAAATAGTCATCCGCACCGGCTTCAAATGCCTCGACCAGCCGTTCTTCTTCGCCGTTGCTGGTCATAATGATCAGATACAACTGGCGACCAAACTTCGCTTTCCGCAACGATCGGCACAACTCAAACCCGTCCATCTCCGGCATCATCCAGTCGGTGATCACGACATCGGGATTTGTTTCTAACGCGGTTCGTAACGCTTCGCGGCCATTCGACGTTCCGACAACGGAATGCCCGGCCGCCTTTACGAGTTTTGTGATCAATGCCAGTTGCAGTGGATCATCCTCGGCGACCAAAATCCGCAACGATTTGGGTTGGGGGTCGTTCTCGCCTTCGGGTTCGATCTGCTCCTCAACCGTTACTTCCGATTCCACCTCGCGCGATTTCTCCAATATCTCTTCGAATTTCGGCAGTTCTCGCGTATTGACGTTGAGGATTTCGCCCCATGTTTGCCATTGCTCGGCGACCTCGTCGCACAATTCCGCTAACCCAGACGATTCCAAGTCAATCTGGTCGTAACAAGCCATGAGCTTTTTGATTGGTTCCGCGCGGCTGTCTTCGTCCTCGACACAGACCCGAGCGATCTGATTGGCCGTTTGGAGAATGAGAGTCAATACGTCGGACTGCGTTTTTGTCGAGGGCGCTTTGCGGTGATCGTCAATTTGATTTAAGACCGCAATACGGAATGACTCGGGCAATCTCCAGTCTTCCAACATTGCCGCAGTCATTTCCGCATGATCGGTGCTGAACGCTTGTTGTTCCAAATCCCGCAATTCGTTCCCAGTACCGTTCGCCCAAGTCGTTAGCACCTCAGCGTATTCTTCCGGGTAGACGCTCGCCAGCGCCAACCGGCCGATTTGACTTAACAACCCGCAAGCAAAACCTTCTTCTTGAGGAGCGGCTTTTGTCATTCCGCACAACGTTTTTGAGGCGATTCCCAAGACCAAGGAATTCGACCAAAACCGGTCGTAATCAAACCCCTCGCACGGCCCGCGGCGCGAACTGGACAATACCGAAAAGCCCAACGACAACGTTCCCACTGTACGCATGCCCAAGCGTACGACCGCATCGGAAACCGAAGCAATCGGTTTGCGGGCGCCGGCATGGGCGGAGTTTGCGAATTTCAAGGTCCGTCCCGTCAATGCCGGGTCGGCTTGGATGGTCTGAGCGATCTGCTTAATCGTCGAGCCTTCGTTTTGCGTCAAACGCAAAATCTCCATTGCCACTCCAGTCGGAGAGGGCAACAACCCGGTCGCTTTTAATTCATCAAATCGTTTTGAGAGGGCGATGGTCACAGTTCTGGCTCCCAGGGGAAAGGCAGGGCGCGGATAAATTTCAATGAATTCTTAAGCGCAGCTGATCTGTTGGTGTGAAGCGGACCTTGAGATCCACTCCCCGTAAAGCTAGCCCGAATCCGCGATTGCGTGCCAAATTGAGTCCGTCCGCACGCACAAAACTGTGTGGAAACGGACCTGAGATCCAATCGTAACGTTTACAACGATTTCGCATGACGTCCGTTACGGCACACGTTCCCGGAATGAACAGCCCAAAATGGCTTCTGGTTCGCACAATCGCGCTCGAAGAAATCGAGACCTCCGCCCCTGCGGCGCGTCTTAAATTGATGTTCTTCATGACCGGTCGTAAAAACTTCGCTTGACGGGCCGCCGAAGGCCTTGACGCGTTTTTGAAAATCTGCGAGAACCCCGACCCTCTTCACCTCTCTCAATCAAGTCTCAAAGTCCGTCCCGTCTCAATTCGGGCGACGCCAGGTCGTCATCGCACGATCCGCGTGTCCGCCGAAGGATTTTTGGTATGAATCTCAACGCCAAGTCGCTATTCCTGATCGCTTTGTTGGCGAGTCTCGTAACCGGGTGTGCCAATACGCTGGAAATGCGAACCATCAGTCAGTGGATGGAGCAGGTCGAAGAAGAGGACCTGGCAAAAGTTCGCGATCGCAGCTCCGATAAGCTTGGAGAGCAAGCGTTCCCGCTGAGCAAACCGGCCGAACCGTTCGCCGCTTTGAAGGTGCTCAACCTGCCTAAAGGACAAATCACAATCAAAGATGTCCAAGATGAGGGCGAAAACAAAATTGTCATCGCTGAAATTGGCGAAAAGGACAAACCGAAACGCGAGTTGGTCTTCACAATCACCCAGGATGATGATTCCGGAAATTGGGTTGTTGATGACGTGCATCGCTCTGAAACGCAACGGACCGGGCAAAAACGCTATCGTTCCGTCGCCCAACAAATGAATCTGCTGCTAGCCGTGCAAGAGTTCAACTACATCTGGACCAACGGCGACCGCCAACAGGTTTTGGGAAGTTGCACGCCGCGACTG
Coding sequences within it:
- a CDS encoding HDOD domain-containing protein; its protein translation is MTIALSKRFDELKATGLLPSPTGVAMEILRLTQNEGSTIKQIAQTIQADPALTGRTLKFANSAHAGARKPIASVSDAVVRLGMRTVGTLSLGFSVLSSSRRGPCEGFDYDRFWSNSLVLGIASKTLCGMTKAAPQEEGFACGLLSQIGRLALASVYPEEYAEVLTTWANGTGNELRDLEQQAFSTDHAEMTAAMLEDWRLPESFRIAVLNQIDDHRKAPSTKTQSDVLTLILQTANQIARVCVEDEDSRAEPIKKLMACYDQIDLESSGLAELCDEVAEQWQTWGEILNVNTRELPKFEEILEKSREVESEVTVEEQIEPEGENDPQPKSLRILVAEDDPLQLALITKLVKAAGHSVVGTSNGREALRTALETNPDVVITDWMMPEMDGFELCRSLRKAKFGRQLYLIIMTSNGEEERLVEAFEAGADDYLVKPLRARPLQARIRAAVRMIELQHEVELEREHIRQMTAELAVVNRKLEQAAFTDALTALPNRRYLIKCLKEEWATISRKGGQLSCMLLDIDRFKSVNDTYGHDVGDLVLKKVAAILQTVTRDSDVVCRQGGEEFVVVCPGSDLQSAALGAERLRSKIESETLGYFEQFEHPITVSVGVATRESLMRDEDVILKAADEALYRAKETGRNRVCCANDKPVEKISKIQDSLRSIFQ